One Triticum dicoccoides isolate Atlit2015 ecotype Zavitan chromosome 4B, WEW_v2.0, whole genome shotgun sequence genomic window carries:
- the LOC119291877 gene encoding CC-adding tRNA nucleotidyltransferase-like isoform X1, translating to MTAVRRCTDLSSLPSPAPLLSRLSSAASRLLQIRKYGSRKEDGGGLRKGRSSSASRPGFIDPSSWKHFDSRTVGIPVGAIPRNCMAVLQMLKRKGFEAYLVGGCVRDLLLKRAPKDFDVITTASLKEIKKHVFPRCFIVGKRFPICLVRWRGSLFEVSSFKTNTTQVKGNENVNCSEETDGHDEVDILRWKDSLRRDFTVNSLFFNPFNHRVYDYVNGVKDLRKNKVCTVIPAHVSFKEDPARILRGLRVAARLGFQFSSETSTAIRDLSPSIINIDKTRLAMEMKYMLSYGAAESSIRLLRKYGLLDILLPFQAACLSDQLKGKSSDSGLMLMNLLANLDKFFSADRPCHCSLWLALLAFHNALINSPQDAQVIKAFAALMHFGTWDSAIEFLNEDVGAPVTYVPEAFGPSGAKVDNLMERTSHLASLVKSSVDTLTCLNTLKQSVVRYPGASQFSGLVFVSVREKGRVLGIFNGLDSDLTSYDERRGMHGIDYKLLEDGVTAEVRFVLGKVIMDTMSAESPCASTDDAAALPRPAADVTDANHCLLSTLFHSGESD from the exons ATGACGGCGGTCCGACGGTGCAccgacctctcctctctcccctcccCCGCTCCCCTCCTCTCCCGCCTCAGCTCCGCGGCCTCGCGTCTCCTCCAG ATCAGGAAGTACGGCTCGAGGAAGGAAGACGGCGGCGGTCTGCGGAAGGGGCGGTCCAGCTCCGCTTCAAGGCCAG GATTCATCGATCCTTCATCGTGGAAACATTTTGACTCGAGAACCGTTGGAATCCCCGTGGGCGCTATACCTCGCAATTGTATGGCTGTTCTACAAATGCTGAAACGAAAAG GATTTGAAGCTTATCTTGTTGGGGGATGTGTGAGAGATTTGCTACTCAAAAGGGCGCCTAAAGATTTTGATGTGATCACCACTGCAAGTCTCAAAGAG attaaaaaACATGTTTTCCCACGTTGTTTCATCGTTGGCAAACGCTTTCCAATATGCCTTGTTAGATGGCGTGGTTCATTATTTGAG GTTTCAAGCTTCAAAACAAATACGACTCAAGTGAAAGGAAATGAAAATGTAAACTGCTCAGAAGAGACAGATGGCCATGATGAGGTGGATATTCTTCGCTGGAAGGATTCATTGAGAAGAGACTTTACAGTAAACAG CCTATTCTTTAATCCATTCAATCACAGAGTTTATGATTATGTGAATGGAGTAAAGGATCTAAGAAAAAACAAG GTGTGTACAGTGATTCCTGCCCATGTTTCTTTCAAGGAGGATCCTG CCAGAATTTTGCGTGGCTTGAGAGTTGCTGCTCGACTTGGCTTTCAGTTTTCCAGCGAAACTTCTACTGCAATACGTGATCTTTCTCCATCCATCATAAATATCGACAAG ACAAGGTTggctatggaaatgaaatatatgctATCTTATGGGGCGGCAGAGTCTTCGATTAGATTACTTAGAAAATATGGACTTCTCGATATTTTGCTGCCTTTTCAG GCAGCATGTTTGTCAGATCAGTTAAAGGGCAAATCTAGTGACAGTGGGTTGATGCTCATG AATCTATTGGCTAATCTTGACAAGTTTTTCTCCGCTGACCGTCCATGCCACTGCTCTTTGTG GCTAGCACTGTTGGCATTTCACAATGCATTGATAAATTCTCCACAAGATGCCCAGGTAATCAAGGCTTTTGCTGCACTGATGCATTTTGGAACATGGGACAGCGCCATCGAGTTCCTGAACGAAGATGTTGGAGCACCAGTTACATATGTCCCAGAAGCTTTTGGGCCTTCTGGGGCCAAAGTGGATAATCTTATGGAACGGACATCACATCTAGCGTCACTAGTGAAATCTTCGGTTGATACGTTGACATGTTTAAATACTCTCAAACAATCAGTGGTCAGATATCCGGGGGCATCACAATTTTCAGGACTT GTTTTTGTATCTGTCAGGGAGAAGGGCAGAGTGTTGGGGATATTTAACGGCCTTGATTCTGACCTAACTTCATATGACGAGAGAAGAGGGATGCATGGGATTGACTATAAGTTGCTGGAAGACGGAGTTACTGCCGAGGTCCGATTTGTTCTCGGAAAAGTGATCATGGACACCATGAGTGCTGAGTCACCGTGTGCATCCACCGATGATGCTGCTGCTTTGCCAAGGCCAGCGGCGGATGTTACTGATGCAAACCATTGTCTACTGTCCACGTTATTTCATAGTGGTGAATCGGACTGA
- the LOC119291877 gene encoding poly(A) polymerase I-like isoform X2, which translates to MTAVRRCTDLSSLPSPAPLLSRLSSAASRLLQIRKYGSRKEDGGGLRKGRSSSASRPGFIDPSSWKHFDSRTVGIPVGAIPRNCMAVLQMLKRKGFEAYLVGGCVRDLLLKRAPKDFDVITTASLKEIKKHVFPRCFIVGKRFPICLVRWRGSLFEVSSFKTNTTQVKGNENVNCSEETDGHDEVDILRWKDSLRRDFTVNSLFFNPFNHRVYDYVNGVKDLRKNKVCTVIPAHVSFKEDPARILRGLRVAARLGFQFSSETSTAIRDLSPSIINIDKTRLAMEMKYMLSYGAAESSIRLLRKYGLLDILLPFQAACLSDQLKGKSSDSGLMLMNLLANLDKFFSADRPCHCSLW; encoded by the exons ATGACGGCGGTCCGACGGTGCAccgacctctcctctctcccctcccCCGCTCCCCTCCTCTCCCGCCTCAGCTCCGCGGCCTCGCGTCTCCTCCAG ATCAGGAAGTACGGCTCGAGGAAGGAAGACGGCGGCGGTCTGCGGAAGGGGCGGTCCAGCTCCGCTTCAAGGCCAG GATTCATCGATCCTTCATCGTGGAAACATTTTGACTCGAGAACCGTTGGAATCCCCGTGGGCGCTATACCTCGCAATTGTATGGCTGTTCTACAAATGCTGAAACGAAAAG GATTTGAAGCTTATCTTGTTGGGGGATGTGTGAGAGATTTGCTACTCAAAAGGGCGCCTAAAGATTTTGATGTGATCACCACTGCAAGTCTCAAAGAG attaaaaaACATGTTTTCCCACGTTGTTTCATCGTTGGCAAACGCTTTCCAATATGCCTTGTTAGATGGCGTGGTTCATTATTTGAG GTTTCAAGCTTCAAAACAAATACGACTCAAGTGAAAGGAAATGAAAATGTAAACTGCTCAGAAGAGACAGATGGCCATGATGAGGTGGATATTCTTCGCTGGAAGGATTCATTGAGAAGAGACTTTACAGTAAACAG CCTATTCTTTAATCCATTCAATCACAGAGTTTATGATTATGTGAATGGAGTAAAGGATCTAAGAAAAAACAAG GTGTGTACAGTGATTCCTGCCCATGTTTCTTTCAAGGAGGATCCTG CCAGAATTTTGCGTGGCTTGAGAGTTGCTGCTCGACTTGGCTTTCAGTTTTCCAGCGAAACTTCTACTGCAATACGTGATCTTTCTCCATCCATCATAAATATCGACAAG ACAAGGTTggctatggaaatgaaatatatgctATCTTATGGGGCGGCAGAGTCTTCGATTAGATTACTTAGAAAATATGGACTTCTCGATATTTTGCTGCCTTTTCAG GCAGCATGTTTGTCAGATCAGTTAAAGGGCAAATCTAGTGACAGTGGGTTGATGCTCATG AATCTATTGGCTAATCTTGACAAGTTTTTCTCCGCTGACCGTCCATGCCACTGCTCTTTGTG GTAA